CATCGGGAGTGCGGTGTGGACAGACTATGTCGTAGACGGTGGTTTAGCCAACGAACTGGATGCGCGTGAAATTCCTGAAGACTGGCCGACTGGATATATGCCTCTGCTGGCAACGAAGCCTTATGAACGTGAAGGCATCTACATCGATCCCAGTCAGCTGTTTGAATTGAATCCTAAGCTGCTCAAATGGGCCTATGCACTGACCAAAGATACCCCACTCGCGGACAGGCCCGAATTGGAGAGCCGACGTGCAGAGTTCGTCGGCTTCCCCGAAGCTCAAAAAAAGCCGTGCGTCATGATCGGGAGTCACCTTTCAGATTCCACCTTTTGGCACGGTGTAAAGATGACAGAATTTGGTCGAGCGTGGGTCGATTTTTGGACGGAAGGCAAGGGCACCTTTACTACCAAAGCCATGGAGGATAGTGGAACGCTACAGTCTCTGCGCAATTTGGATAACGCTGCCAAAGTGGACTATAAGCGGGTGATGATTTTGAGGACGGCCTCGAACTACTCTATGCCCTCACCCGGAATGACGGCCTACCAAAGCATCGCCCGTGAGCATGGTGCCTCCCTTTCCGCGTTGAATGAGTCCGTGGAAGCAGCATTCAGAGTCGGA
The Opitutales bacterium DNA segment above includes these coding regions:
- a CDS encoding purine nucleoside permease — encoded protein: MSERERVCVNASKPMKVKVVVVTMFEFDDEGPGERRLWVERRNLDQRYAFPAGRSDIYSDGDGVLLITTGMGVSNAAASVMALGMDPRFDFSQAYWLVAGICGLDPLRGPIGSAVWTDYVVDGGLANELDAREIPEDWPTGYMPLLATKPYEREGIYIDPSQLFELNPKLLKWAYALTKDTPLADRPELESRRAEFVGFPEAQKKPCVMIGSHLSDSTFWHGVKMTEFGRAWVDFWTEGKGTFTTKAMEDSGTLQSLRNLDNAAKVDYKRVMILRTASNYSMPSPGMTAYQSIAREHGASLSALNESVEAAFRVGNRVVQALLDDWDTFREDIPGGLD